A DNA window from Bacteroidales bacterium contains the following coding sequences:
- a CDS encoding sigma-54 dependent transcriptional regulator, protein MAAILVIDDEKSIRNTLQEVLEYENHKVDVATNGAEGIELFSTNSYDIVLCDIKMPGMDGIEVLEKLHEKAHDVPIIMISGHGNIDTAVEAIKKGAYDFIEKPLDLNRLLVTMRNAMERNDLVSETKVLKRRISKTYDIVGESPSIHKVTEMIERVAPTDARVLITGDNGTGKELVARWLHEKSPRAPMPFVEVNCAAIPSELIESELFGHEKGAFTSAIKQRKGKFEQAHQGTLFLDEVGDMSLSAQAKVLRALQEHKISRVGSDKDIEVDVRVIAATNKNLKDEINQKNFREDLYHRLSVIIIHVPSLNERLEDLPLLADYFIEQICSEYGRSKTTILPEAIAELQKINWTGNVREFRNVLERLIILADREITAADVLAYAQPISK, encoded by the coding sequence ATGGCTGCAATCCTGGTTATTGATGATGAAAAAAGCATCCGCAATACCCTGCAGGAGGTGCTTGAATACGAAAACCATAAGGTTGATGTGGCAACCAACGGAGCCGAAGGAATAGAGCTTTTCAGCACCAACTCCTATGACATAGTGCTTTGCGATATCAAAATGCCCGGAATGGACGGCATTGAAGTGCTTGAGAAATTGCATGAAAAAGCGCATGATGTGCCTATTATCATGATATCGGGACATGGCAATATCGATACTGCCGTGGAAGCCATTAAAAAAGGGGCATACGACTTCATTGAAAAACCTCTTGACCTGAACCGCCTGCTGGTAACCATGCGCAATGCCATGGAGCGCAATGATCTTGTAAGTGAAACCAAGGTATTGAAACGCCGGATCAGCAAAACATACGATATTGTGGGTGAATCACCCTCCATCCATAAGGTTACTGAAATGATCGAGAGGGTAGCACCTACCGATGCCCGCGTTTTAATTACCGGTGACAACGGTACGGGTAAAGAACTTGTAGCCCGCTGGCTGCATGAGAAAAGTCCGAGAGCCCCCATGCCCTTTGTGGAGGTAAACTGTGCTGCCATCCCTTCTGAACTTATAGAAAGTGAACTTTTCGGTCACGAAAAAGGCGCATTTACTTCTGCCATCAAGCAGCGCAAGGGAAAATTCGAACAGGCTCACCAGGGAACCCTGTTCCTGGATGAAGTGGGAGACATGAGCCTTTCTGCCCAGGCCAAGGTGTTGCGGGCTTTGCAGGAACACAAAATATCCCGTGTGGGAAGCGATAAAGACATTGAAGTGGATGTAAGGGTGATTGCTGCAACCAACAAAAACCTGAAGGACGAGATCAACCAGAAGAATTTCAGGGAAGATCTTTATCACAGGCTTTCCGTTATCATAATCCACGTGCCGTCACTCAATGAACGGCTTGAAGACCTTCCGCTGCTGGCCGATTATTTCATCGAACAGATTTGTTCGGAATATGGCCGTTCAAAAACAACGATACTTCCTGAGGCAATAGCCGAGCTGCAAAAAATTAACTGGACAGGAAATGTGCGTGAATTCAGGAATGTGCTTGAAAGGCTGATCATACTGGCCGACCGTGAGATCACGGCCGCGGATGTTCTTGCATATGCCCAGCCGATTTCAAAATGA
- a CDS encoding family 16 glycosylhydrolase, with the protein MKLFFYSIFILIIFYSCQENFLLDEEKNYSSGFDDQLKSTVYNTNWTRIPGGDEFEYTGNPNPNIWQNGPWFTYRFRFPNRNDEFAWGFIAYSPQTFYPEDSPFNLSNCWTTPGKIVTYSIPARVDGHNLIIESKHDYIAPNGVKCDFATGSVQAYTGIQYKYIEIKADLPTGNIIGSAFGLEGPDDINAFETDGWRPFVLPTNIHKTIINGNDTSYYSFQEETPLSTDIRNGWHIFGLEWTPAFVTWYVDNKYVRTFWQSEYIGSALKYINLGCNLPPASMYLSTETINREANLNTPFEDFKIDYLRIYDRRPTTALFLSTINNTPTIKELANYPVEMWNLDWDKVVPGNFNTDTYTDLLIYNSIEGKAQCLTTDGSGNTQILREYSGWRKTWSQVITGNFGGSNLSDILLYDNTTGELCFISIDGTFSSITNIQGISKTLKIYKGNFNGNGYEDLMFYDAANGTANFYSVSSLNNLSLIKSCTGWRKTWEVTVGNFGGSSLTDVLLYDKHTNDGQMGEGYYYSLDGTFSSTSTMTPWRKTWKIISGNFNTSTSTDDLLFYDTNNNGNAYFFTTPSTTQINQYGYYTNWNPSWDILIAGQFSNTSNTDLLLLDR; encoded by the coding sequence ATGAAACTTTTTTTTTATTCTATTTTCATTTTAATTATTTTCTATAGTTGTCAAGAAAATTTCCTTCTCGATGAAGAAAAAAATTACTCAAGCGGTTTTGATGACCAATTAAAATCTACTGTGTATAATACCAATTGGACAAGAATTCCAGGAGGTGATGAATTTGAATATACTGGTAATCCAAATCCAAATATCTGGCAAAATGGTCCATGGTTTACTTATCGTTTTAGATTTCCTAATAGAAACGATGAATTTGCTTGGGGGTTTATTGCATATTCACCTCAAACATTCTATCCTGAAGACAGTCCATTTAATCTGTCAAATTGTTGGACTACACCTGGTAAAATAGTAACTTATTCAATTCCAGCAAGAGTTGACGGGCATAATCTAATTATTGAATCAAAGCATGACTATATTGCACCAAATGGTGTGAAATGTGATTTTGCTACTGGAAGTGTTCAAGCATACACAGGAATACAATATAAATATATTGAAATTAAAGCAGATCTACCGACTGGAAATATTATTGGTTCAGCATTTGGTTTAGAAGGGCCTGATGATATAAACGCTTTTGAAACAGACGGTTGGCGACCGTTTGTATTACCTACCAATATACACAAAACCATAATAAATGGAAATGATACATCATATTATTCTTTTCAGGAAGAAACACCTCTTAGTACTGATATAAGAAATGGTTGGCACATTTTTGGATTAGAATGGACTCCTGCATTTGTTACTTGGTATGTAGACAACAAATATGTTCGTACATTTTGGCAATCAGAATATATTGGCTCTGCCTTGAAATATATTAATCTAGGTTGTAACCTGCCACCTGCTAGTATGTATTTAAGCACTGAAACTATAAATAGAGAGGCAAATTTAAATACTCCTTTTGAAGACTTTAAGATAGATTATTTAAGAATTTATGATAGAAGACCAACAACTGCATTGTTTTTGTCTACAATTAATAATACACCTACAATTAAAGAGCTTGCTAATTATCCTGTTGAGATGTGGAATTTAGATTGGGATAAAGTTGTTCCAGGCAATTTTAATACAGATACTTACACAGATTTATTAATATATAATAGTATAGAAGGCAAAGCACAATGTTTAACCACCGATGGTTCTGGTAATACACAAATCTTACGTGAATATTCAGGTTGGCGAAAAACTTGGAGCCAGGTAATCACAGGAAATTTTGGAGGAAGTAATTTATCTGATATACTGCTTTATGATAATACTACAGGTGAATTATGTTTTATCTCAATTGATGGTACTTTTAGTTCAATCACAAATATTCAAGGAATAAGTAAAACGTTAAAGATTTATAAAGGTAACTTCAATGGAAATGGTTATGAAGATTTAATGTTTTATGATGCTGCAAATGGTACAGCGAATTTTTATAGTGTTTCTTCACTGAATAATTTAAGTTTAATTAAATCATGTACTGGATGGAGGAAAACTTGGGAGGTAACAGTCGGTAATTTTGGAGGAAGTTCTCTAACGGATGTTTTATTATATGATAAACACACAAATGATGGTCAGATGGGAGAGGGGTATTATTATTCTTTGGATGGCACATTCTCATCTACATCCACTATGACACCATGGCGTAAAACCTGGAAAATCATTTCAGGTAACTTCAATACTTCTACTTCCACAGATGACTTATTATTTTATGATACTAATAACAATGGGAATGCTTATTTTTTTACAACTCCTTCAACTACTCAAATTAATCAATATGGATATTATACCAATTGGAATCCTTCTTGGGATATTTTAATAGCTGGCCAATTTTCAAACACATCAAATACTGATTTACTTTTATTAGATCGATAA